A genomic region of Nakaseomyces glabratus chromosome C, complete sequence contains the following coding sequences:
- the VPS13 gene encoding membrane morphogenesis protein VPS13 (CAGL0C03201g~Ortholog(s) have role in ascospore-type prospore membrane assembly, late endosome to vacuole transport, mitochondrion organization, protein retention in Golgi apparatus, protein targeting to vacuole) — translation MLESLAASVLNRVLGSYVQNFDPAQLNVGIWSGDVKLKNLKLRQDCLDSLNLPIDVKFGVLNDLSLVVPWSSLKNNPVKIIIEDCFLLCTPRDFKTTTPDEDIARELRHKLNKLAEWELTNQAKQSLSADNADDGKNSTFMQSLTTKIIENLQITIKNIHLRYEDKSCLFSKYPCALGVALKEFSAVSTDDQWVPKFIETAQALSHKLFKMDSLCCYWNTNSTFLLDYLDPESDLYDPTHEKLILQFQRTIASAESVETPQHQYIIRPISGEGHLTLNKKGSSDSQPHVDMQLIFEEFTVGIDDAEYNDFLFTLSNLTAKANKSISQVERPSVSVQENPQEWFKYVVSRVKERMRKKNEMWTWDAIQKKCQDRRKYIELWEKKLNLPSLESDLPIEEEAKLNELTESLSYEELILFRTVAKRQFTESRAVSKASNKAIENSKNNNGGWLSSWWGSKDTTSDALELTDEQRKEFYDAIEFDENEEETEEISVPRERVTLNISSILKKGSFVLKKKNNVILSEVIFEDCELQFSQRSDSYIGKFSLADFRVEDGSETSIYKHIVSGRDLHKSSITDTGDIKENLLNLIYESNPLDGISDSKLDIKLNGMTIFYNVLFVSEILQFFNMPDEHKDTIDAIISAAEATVEGWTTYSRMGIETILEDHKTINLSLDLQAPLIILPLHDYTWDTPCAIVDAGHISVSSDVIPKEKIKEIIGMSPEDYDKLNPNDKNRLMFDRYKLELQDTQILVGANIHNTLSSLKDSESFENLSVLEKMKLVLVLDSLIAPKAFRLPKFKLTGHLPTIRFAFNDFQYKTAIEILQNCLPSSFIIENNDGTQNTPEENATRFSDLEQKQLRDMKAYIATLSESQLDQKFLDVHFDIDQVMVGISKCENSETMTCNKLVDIKGENFQFDFYKRTKDMKVNLQIHSLNMEDHISKSSKEFSNLITSEFSGSVKNSDLFSLQYSRTQRIVSHENSLIEVYDQDVLIDMEKLQIVLTPLSILTLMNFMMLTFSDPNAPEAPADVLRHNNSDNEDAPQKIKMKINMGGVNVILNDDSIKIATLVFNAANLKLVMLPEKLKFDMRMDGLDLTEEISEALDRCSPLRKLIQMEGDELVELSYETFDSQTNSANFDSLLKYTTGSMVINFVEAPINRIANYLNKFQKMKTFFDRAREAAYNQAPSMDTVNNMKLDILIKSPTINFPNTSNLDSLGDRIQLFLGEFFIQNSFTGETSQNKVNHVKMGLRQTELISYIQNEKVSILHGMSLLFSIIHSPLSVKDEPTFKIISDFNPTTIAISEHQANELLKCWSTFSNAFTIENDNEEQLYLMVNSTPSVESVLTTTPSTADNALKDSDGEELGDKINFDFVFNSPSLSLVLSDSSSREKTSNGLIAEFGLQDMGTSFKLGYDGTLDGEAHISAFTVKDKRSDKQNKFAELVPKSNENDYQFVAKYSTRKLSDHTVTNVSTNINSPHVILAMDFLFALKNFVGGLNFEEPTVQLETDDSSINSDIISESNEPSPETKNVIQYSLNIVDTAFILLADPSNENTEAVVFNIGQILLTDQNIISFATNNVNVFLTQMNTNSSDKVRLLDDFSTTLTIDKRESTKNLQVTDIQISIQPLLMRISLRDIRLAMMIFERTIALANNSKNDIEVQNEESGDKIEAFSKEFEKKLSKYVPSILSTLSDTQSLKRATSRRSASPIRMQIKESLSADFGGLRLILIGDVHEMPVLDMSATSLFVSGKNWSSNLKIETSVTTYVNIFNYSRSCWEPFIENTNFIISFLKKSNTSSVYELNVNSDVLTDITLSTRSLEMLTGIPKALSGELALKPRGYQKPYRLVNQTGLDIDVWILTDNIEDRKGLTRLENEGNIPWEFEDWQSVRERLSTDQVSSVICASIPNSNYKSILKVDATDIGDNIHVLKPSVGKYHNRIITTCDCGPDNIKTITFRSTLVVENITRQKVLVSVNPPQNSKREYLEFSILPNEVKSIPVEYCYDSNLKIKPAAISNDNGFNWSSENIYWKTLINGSRSVSCQSQNNDGSDYNFEVSGFFDNNEPLSKVYPKMKIVISPSLIIENGLPYDINFLLYERKDMRGGYRYLKRESSLEIHDVSLRNFVLMRVLPLIENDNLSKPTIIHTPPNNTLQPEKSIHLTLASGQKLRLLIHYQNLDGTPTKILKIYSPYILFNKTDRELFAKSDMMNVAKSTVYDSDNGRFSKPLLFSFEKPSEKNNKAQIKFRESDWCLPFSIDAIGQAFDTSVPVPNKEQEFDVGIYISDGVGPYMLSKIVEVAPRYIIRNELDYEIEVCEVGSIDSIQIPKNDSKPLYKLSSMVEKQLILKFLGMDSEWSAPFHLNEVGSTFLKVLRKGSSHKLLKIDILLENATLFIVVKDGKNHWPYSIRNFSDYEFIFYQRDPSLIDDLYDEKNEDYEALTYKPLYYRIPPMSVMPYAWDYPSAKQKKLIITSKNRNREIDLGAIGNLKPMRLPGVDEGEKMHLVDLHVVADGPTQALLITNYNPEVSLYKLRNKKKASSLSLNESGEVFVADENDEEFQTRLVFSFNGIGVSLIDANLREILYLNMQGIEMRYNESDLYKTFSWNIKWLQADNQLFTSNSQNIIYPTTVKKTEEELKEHPVLSGSISKVKDDSHGIPYYKHVTLLMQELSIQLDEDFMYAILEFSRFPGAPWITEPKIPDMDHVRLPEFEDITSEDDLYFEVLHIQPTMLHFSFSRSDRIEETKDVIISDTNKNSVSPMYYVHMLSLTLGNVNDAPIKLNSLLMDNVRVPLPMLMNSMKMYYGQQVFYQVHKILGSADCFGNPVGLFNTISSGVVDLFYEPYLGYMMNDSPQEIGAQIARGGVSFAKKTVYGLSDSMARLTGSLAKGLSVTQDSSFQESRRLQQRLNRSGKNVFANSAQSFAATIGSGFSGIALDPYKGAQKDGAAGLIKGLGKGLLGLPAKTAIGFLDLTSNLSQGLRVSTNDIMAYQARIRLPRYIGNDQIIKPYDESHSLGQYWLKTVNGGQFVDDEYLAHVILPGNELVVIVSMQRICELNIKELEVMWGVEYDSIQGIVLERGGIHVKLKSQAEYFIPIADPHERRYIYKNIAIAVKKYNQYCEVVL, via the coding sequence ATGTTGGAATCGTTAGCTGCGTCTGTACTGAACAGGGTGCTGGGCTCCTATGTTCAGAACTTTGACCCAGCGCAGTTAAATGTGGGGATATGGAGCGGTGACGTGAAGCTTAAAAACTTGAAGTTGAGGCAGGATTGTTTGGATAGTCTCAACTTGCCAATTGACGTGAAGTTCGGTGTGTTGAATGACCTTTCCCTAGTGGTGCCTTGGTCctctttgaaaaataacCCCGTTAAGATTATTATCGAGGACTGTTTCTTGTTGTGTACGCCAAGAGACTTCAAAACTACTACTCCTGATGAGGATATAGCCAGAGAGCTGAGACACAAACTCAATAAACTGGCCGAATGGGAACTGACTAATCAGGCAAAGCAATCGCTCAGTGCGGACAATGCTGATGATGGCAAGAATTCCACTTTTATGCAATCCTTAACAACTAAGATCATAGAAAACTTACAGATCACgatcaaaaatatacatTTGAGATACGAGGATAAAAGTTGTCTATTCTCGAAATACCCATGTGCGTTAGGTGTTGCATTAAAAGAATTCTCGGCTGTGTCAACCGATGATCAATGGGTACCAAAATTCATTGAAACAGCTCAGGCGCTGTCCCATAAACTGTTCAAGATGGACTCCCTGTGCTGCTATTGGAATACAAACTCGACTTTCCTACTTGATTATCTAGATCCAGAGTCTGATCTATATGACCCAACTCATGAGAAATTGATTCTGCAATTCCAAAGAACTATCGCTAGTGCAGAAAGTGTGGAAACTCCTCAGcatcaatatattataaGACCTATTAGTGGAGAAGGTCACTTGActttaaataaaaaaggtTCCAGTGACTCTCAACCCCATGTTGACATGCAATTGATATTTGAAGAGTTCACTGTCGGTATCGATGATGCTGAGTataatgattttttatttacattGTCAAATCTGACTGCAAAGGCAAATAAATCTATATCTCAAGTGGAGAGGCCATCTGTATCAGTGCAGGAAAATCCACAAGAATGGTTCAAATATGTGGTATCCAGAGTTAAAGAGAGAATGCGGAAGAAAAACGAAATGTGGACCTGGGATGCtattcaaaagaaatgtcAAGACAGgagaaaatatattgaacTGTGGGAAAAGAAACTTAATTTGCCATCATTAGAGTCTGACCTaccaattgaagaagaagctaaaTTGAACGAGCTCACCGAGTCTTTATCTTATGAAGAGTTAATTCTATTTAGAACAGTGGCTAAAAGGCAGTTTACTGAAAGCAGAGCTGTTTCAAAAGCCTCAAATAAAGCTATAGAAAACagtaaaaataacaatggAGGGTGGCTATCATCATGGTGGGGCTCCAAAGATACTACTTCTGACGCCTTGGAACTCACTGACGAACAGAGAAAAGAATTTTATGATGCTATTGagtttgatgaaaatgaggAAGAAACTGAGGAGATTTCTGTTCCTAGAGAACGAGTGACTTTGAATATCAGCagtattttaaaaaaaggTTCCTTTGTcttaaagaagaaaaataatgtaaTATTATCCGAAGttatatttgaagattGTGAACTTCAATTCTCTCAAAGGTCTGATTCTTATATAGGTAAATTTTCGTTGGCTGACTTTAGGGTTGAAGATGGATCAGAAACAAGTATTTATAAGCATATTGTCAGTGGTAGGGATTTACATAAATCAAGCATTACTGACACAGGCGATATAAAGGAGAATTTATTGAATCTGATATATGAAAGCAATCCTCTAGATGGCATCTCAGATTCGAAGCTAGACATCAAATTGAATGGTATGACTATATTCTACAATGTCCTTTTTGTATCTGAAATCCtccaatttttcaatatgcCCGATGAACATAAAGATACCATTGACGCAATTATTTCAGCAGCAGAGGCTACTGTTGAGGGGTGGACCACTTATTCACGAATGGGCATAGAAACTATTCTTGAGGACCACAAAACTATTAACTTATCTCTTGATTTGCAAGCACCTTTGATTATACTTCCACTTCACGATTATACTTGGGATACACCCTGTGCTATTGTTGATGCTGGACATATATCTGTTTCTAGCGATGTTATACCAAAGGAAAAGATTAAGGAAATCATTGGCATGAGCCCAGAAGATTATGACAAATTAAATCCTAATGATAAGAACAGATTGATGTTTGATAGGTACAAATTAGAATTGCAAGATACTCAAATCTTAGTTGGTGCTAACATTCACAATACACTAAGTAGTTTAAAAGATAGcgaaagttttgaaaacCTCAgtgttcttgaaaaaatgaagttGGTACTAGTTCTGGACTCATTAATTGCACCAAAAGCATTTCGCCTTCCAAAATTCAAGTTAACTGGTCATTTACCTACAATTAGGTTTGCATTTAATGATTTTCAATACAAAACAGCTATTGAGATTTTGCAGAACTGCTTACCATCTTCCTTTATCATCGAGAATAATGATGGCACTCAAAACACACCTGAAGAAAATGCTACTCGCTTTTCAGATTTGGAACAAAAACAACTTCGTGATATGAAAGCTTATATTGCTACTCTATCGGAATCTCAACTTGACCAGAAATTCTTGGATGTTCACTTTGACATTGATCAAGTTATGGTCGGGATCTCAAAATGTGAGAACTCAGAAACAATGACATGCAATAAATTGGTTGACATTAAGGGTGAAAACtttcaatttgatttttacAAGAGAACCAAGGATATGAAAGTTAATTTACAAATACATTCTCTGAATATGGAAGATCATATTTCCAAAAGTTCGAAGGAATTCAGTAATTTGATAACCTCTGAATTTTCAGGTTCTGTTAAGAACTCGGATTTGTTCTCTTTACAATATTCGAGAACACAAAGAATTGTATCCCATGAAAATTCTTTAATTGAAGTATACGATCAAGATGTTCTTATTGATATGgaaaaattacaaattgTGTTGACACCACTGTCTATATTAACTCTAATGAACTTCATGATGCTAACATTCTCTGACCCCAACGCTCCTGAAGCACCAGCTGATGTTCTGAGACATAACAATTCAGATAATGAAGATGCAccacaaaaaataaagatgaaaattAACATGGGTGGTGTTAATGTCATTCTCAATGATGATTCTATCAAAATTGCTACCCTTGTCTTTAATGCTGCGAACCTCAAACTAGTAATGTTGCCAGAAAAACTAAAGTTTGATATGCGTATGGATGGGTTAGATTTGACTGAGGAAATATCAGAAGCACTTGATAGATGCTCGCCTCTTAGAAAGCTAATACAAATGGAGGGTGATGAACTTGTTGAGCTTTCATATGAAACCTTTGATTCTCAAACTAATTCTGCTAATTTTGACTCTTTGTTAAAATATACAACTGGTTCTATGGTAATTAATTTTGTTGAAGCCCCGATCAATAGAATTGCAAACTACCTGAATAAATTccaaaagatgaaaacaTTCTTTGACCGTGCAAGAGAGGCAGCCTATAATCAAGCACCTTCTATGGACACTGTTAATAACATGAAGCTGGACATCCTTATTAAGTCGCCTACTATTAACTTCCCTAATACTTCTAATTTAGATAGTTTGGGTGATAGGATACAGTTGTTTTTAGGTGAATTTTTCATACAAAACAGTTTTACAGGAGAAACTTCTCAAAATAAGGTTAATCATGTAAAGATGGGTTTGAGACAAACAGAATTGATATcatatattcaaaatgaaaaagttAGTATCTTGCATGGAATGTCTTTACTTTTTAGTATAATACATTCACCACTTTCAGTAAAAGATGAGCCTACATTCAAAATAATCAGTGACTTCAATCCCACAACTATCGCTATTTCTGAACATCAGGCAAACGAACTATTGAAATGCTGGTCCACCTTTTCTAATGCGTTTACGatagaaaatgataatgaagagCAATTGTATTTGATGGTTAATTCAACTCCATCTGTAGAATCCGTATTAACCACTACTCCATCGACTGCTGACAATGCTTTAAAAGATAGTGATGGAGAGGAACTAGGAGATAAGATCAACTTcgattttgtttttaacAGTCCATCCTTATCTCTTGTATTGAGTGACTCATCTTCAAGGGAGAAAACATCGAATGGCTTAATTGCTGAATTTGGCTTGCAAGATATGGGAACTTCCTTCAAGCTTGGCTATGATGGTACATTGGATGGTGAGGCACATATATCTGCATTTACTGTTAAAGATAAGAGATCTgataaacaaaataaatttgcTGAACTAGTACCAAAATccaatgaaaatgattaTCAATTTGTTGCTAAATACTCTACAAGAAAACTGAGTGATCATACCGTCACAAATgtttcaacaaatataaatagcCCACACGTTATTTTGGCTATGGACTTCTTATTtgctttgaaaaattttgtaGGGGGGTTAAACTTTGAAGAGCCTACTGTTCAATTAGAAACAGATGATTCATCTATTAATTCAGATATCATCAGTGAGTCAAATGAACCCTCCCCGGAAACCAAAAATGTTATTCAATATTCGTTGAATATAGTGGACACTgcatttatattattagcTGACCCTTCGAATGAGAATACTGAAGCCGTAGTATTTAATATTGGGCAAATTCTACTGACAGATCAGAACATCATATCCTTTGCAACAAATAATGTCAATGTTTTCTTGACACAGATGAATACCAATAGTTCTGATAAAGTTCGGTTATTGGATGACTTTTCGACTACTCTCACAATTGATAAGCGTGAGTCTACCAAAAATTTACAAGTCACTGATATCCAGATATCTATTCAACCACTGTTGATGCGAATCTCTTTAAGAGATATTAGATTAGCAATGATGATATTTGAGAGAACAATAGCGTTAGCGAATAATAGtaaaaatgatattgagGTCCAAAATGAAGAATCTGGAGATAAAATTGAAGCATTTTCTAAGGAATTTGAGAAAAAGCTATCAAAATATGTTCCAAGTATATTAAGTACACTGTCTGATACACAATCTTTGAAAAGAGCCACTAGTAGAAGAAGCGCTTCTCCAATTAGAAtgcaaataaaagaaagctTAAGTGCTGATTTTGGGGGATTGAgattaatattaattggTGATGTGCATGAAATGCCAGTTTTGGATATGAGTGCAACTTCTCTTTTTGTTAGTGGTAAAAATTGGTCCTCTAATCTGAAAATTGAGACATCTGTAACTACCTATGTGAATATATTTAACTATTCAAGATCATGTTGGGAACcttttattgaaaacacAAACTTTatcatttctttcttgaagaagtctAATACATCCTCAGTTTATGAGTTGAATGTCAATAGTGATGTCTTAACTGATATTACCTTATCGACAAGATCCTTAGAAATGTTAACTGGTATTCCAAAAGCATTGTCTGGGGAATTGGCTTTGAAACCAAGAGGTTATCAAAAGCCTTACAGATTGGTTAATCAAACAGGGTTGGATATTGATGTATGGATACTGACAGATAACATAGAGGATAGGAAAGGACTCACTAGATTAGAAAATGAAGGCAATATACCATGGGAGTTTGAGGATTGGCAATCTGTCAGAGAACGGCTGAGTACAGACCAGGTCAGCTCAGTAATTTGTGCATCCATTCCAAATTCCAATTATAAATCCATATTGAAAGTTGATGCAACGGACATTGGTGATAACATCCATGTGTTGAAACCTAGTGTTGGGAAATACCATAAtagaataataacaacatGTGATTGTGGTCCTGACAATATTAAAACAATTACATTTAGATCTACATTAGTTGTTGAAAATATAACGAGGCAAAAAGTGCTGGTTTCTGTAAATCCTCCTCAAAACAGTAAACGAGAATACTTAGAGTTTTCTATCCTTCCTAATGAGGTGAAATCAATACCTGTAGAATACTGTTATGATTCcaatttaaaaattaaacCTGCTGCTATAAGCAATGATAACGGTTTCAACTGGTCGAGTGAAAATATTTACTGGAAGACATTGATCAATGGCTCGCGCTCAGTATCATGTCAATCTCAGAATAATGATGGTAGTGATTATAATTTTGAGGTTTCTGGATTTTTCGATAATAATGAGCCTCTATCAAAAGTTTATCctaaaatgaaaattgtCATATCTCCATCACTCATAATAGAAAATGGATTACCTTATGATATCAACTTTTTGCTatatgaaagaaaagatatgaGGGGTGGTTACAGATACTTGAAAAGAGAATCCAGTCTTGAAATTCATGATGTATCTCTAAGAAATTTTGTTTTAATGCGGGTGCTCCCATTAATTGAAAATGACAACTTATCTAAACCGACAATAATTCATACTCCACCAAACAACACACTACAACCAGAAAAGAGTATACATTTGACATTGGCTAGCGGTCAAAAGTTACGCTTGTTGattcattatcaaaatttagACGGGACACCCACCAAAATACTGAAAATCTACTCACCATATATACTATTCAACAAGACAGATCGTGAGTTATTTGCAAAATCTGATATGATGAATGTTGCTAAATCGACTGTATATGATAGTGATAATGGACGCTTTAGCAAGCCgttgttgttttcatttgaaAAGCCAAGtgaaaagaacaataaaGCACAGATAAAGTTTAGAGAGAGTGATTGGTGTTTGCCATTTTCCATTGATGCAATAGGGCAAGCATTTGATACATCAGTACCTGTTCCAAACAAGGAACAGGAGTTTGATGttggaatatatattagtGATGGTGTTGGACCTTATATGCTATCAAAAATAGTAGAAGTAGCACCAAGGTATATCATCAGGAATGAACTTGATTATGAGATTGAAGTATGTGAAGTTGGGTCCATAGATTCAATTCAAATTCCCAAGAATGATTCCAAACCATTATATAAGTTGAGTTCCATGGTTGAGAAACAGctaatattaaaatttttagGAATGGATTCCGAATGGTCAGCACCATTTCACTTGAATGAGGTAGGCTCTACGTTTTTGAAGGTCTTGAGAAAAGGCTCTAGCCACAAACTACttaaaattgatattctaTTAGAAAATGCAACGctttttattgttgttaaAGATGGCAAGAACCACTGGCCTTATTCCATCAGAAACTTTAGTGATTATGAGTTCATCTTTTACCAAAGAGATCCTTCATTAATAGATGATTTGTATGATGAGAAGAATGAAGATTATGAAGCATTGACGTATAAGCCATTATATTACCGTATTCCACCTATGAGTGTAATGCCTTACGCTTGGGATTACCCGTCAGCtaaacaaaagaaactgatAATAACTTCCAAGAATAGAAATAGAGAGATTGATTTAGGAGCAATTGGTAATTTGAAGCCAATGAGGTTGCCTGGAGTAGATGAAGGTGAGAAAATGCATCTAGTTGATTTACATGTCGTTGCTGATGGACCTACCCAGGCTTTGCTGATTACTAACTATAACCCTGAAGTTAGTTTATACAAGCtaagaaacaagaagaaggcaTCTTCATTATCTCTAAATGAATCAGGTGAAGTTTTTGTtgctgatgaaaatgatgaagaatttcaaaCTCGGCTGGTATTTTCATTCAATGGTATCGGTGTCTCACTTATTGACGCAAACCTGCGCGAAATTTTGTATTTAAATATGCAAGGCATTGAGATGCGTTACAATGAATCTGATTTATACAAAACTTTCAGTTGGAATATTAAGTGGCTCCAAGCAGATAATCAACTGTTTACATCAAACtctcaaaatataatttatcCTACTACCGTGAAGAAAACAGAAGAGGAATTAAAAGAACATCCAGTTTTATCAGGATCGATTTCTAAGGTCAAAGATGATTCTCATGGTATACCGTACTACAAACACGTCACTTTATTGATGCAAGAGTTATCAATACAATTAGATGAAGATTTCATGTATGCAATTCTTGAATTCAGCAGGTTTCCGGGTGCACCATGGATTACTGAACCTAAGATTCCAGATATGGATCATGTAAGACTTCCTGAATTTGAAGATATAACTTCAGAAGATGATTTATACTTTGAAGTTCTACATATTCAACCTACTATGCTGCATTTCTCCTTTTCCAGATCAGATCGTATTGAAGAGACGAAGGATGTTATAATTTCTGATACGAACAAAAATAGTGTTTCGCCGATGTATTACGTTCATATGCTGTCCTTGACGCTAGGAAATGTCAATGATGCTCCAATTAAACTCAACTCGCTCTTAATGGATAATGTTAGAGTACCTTTACCAATGCTTATGAACTCGATGAAGATGTACTATGGCCAACAAGTTTTCTACCAAGTCCACAAAATTCTCGGGTCTGCTGATTGTTTCGGTAACCCAGTGGGGTTGTTCAATACCATAAGTTCTGGTGTAGTAGATCTATTTTATGAACCATATCTGGGCTATATGATGAACGATAGTCCACAGGAAATCGGAGCTCAAATAGCTCGTGGTGGTGTAAGCTTTGCTAAGAAGACGGTATATGGTTTGTCTGACAGTATGGCAAGGTTGACAGGTTCTCTGGCGAAGGGTTTATCTGTTACACAGGACAGCAGTTTCCAGGAGTCCCGAAGGCTTCAGCAAAGATTGAATAGAAGTGGCAAGAACGTCTTCGCCAACTCTGCGCAGTCCTTTGCAGCTACGATAGGCAGTGGGTTTTCCGGCATTGCGCTTGATCCATACAAAGGCGCGCAAAAGGATGGTGCAGCCGGGCTGATCAAAGGATTGGGCAAAGGTCTACTGGGCTTGCCTGCCAAGACTGCCATTGGGTTCCTGGACTTGACGAGTAATCTAAGTCAGGGCCTCCGGGTCTCCACAAATGATATTATGGCGTACCAGGCGCGGATCAGGCTGCCCAGATATATCGGCAACGACCAGATCATCAAGCCCTACGACGAGTCCCACTCCTTGGGCCAGTACTGGCTGAAGACCGTGAACGGTGGGCAGTTTGTCGACGACGAGTACTTGGCGCACGTCATCCTGCCGGGCAACGAGCTGGTGGTCATCGTATCCATGCAGAGGATATGCGAGCTGAACATCAAGGAGCTCGAAGTCATGTGGGGGGTCGAGTACGACTCGATCCAGGGCATCGTCCTCGAGCGCGGCGGCATCCACGTCAAGCTCAAGTCCCAGGCAGAGTACTTCATCCCCATCGCAGACCCACACGAGAGaagatatatatacaagAACATCGCCATCGCAGTGAAGAAGTACAACCAGTACTGCGAAGTCGTATTATAA
- a CDS encoding succinate dehydrogenase iron-sulfur subunit (CAGL0C03223g~Putative iron-sulfur protein subunit of succinate dehydrogenase; gene is downregulated in azole-resistant strain) yields the protein MFMLRVSRRGLATATSVPRLKTFKIYRWNPDKPTEKPHLQEYKVDLEDCGPMVLDALLKIKNEQDATLTFRRSCREGICGSCAMNIGGANTLACLCKIDQDESKTTKIYPLPHMFIVKDLVPDLTGFYQQYKSIQPYLQRTDYPADGKEVLQSIDDRKKLDGLYECILCACCSTSCPSYWWNQEEYLGPAVLMQAYRWLIDSRDQATKARRTMLQNSMSLYRCHTIMNCTRTCPKGLNPGRSIAEIKKQLAFD from the coding sequence ATGTTTATGCTAAGAGTCTCCAGGAGAGGGTTGGCTACTGCCACTAGTGTGCCTCGGTTAAAGACGTTCAAGATTTATAGATGGAACCCTGATAAACCCACTGAGAAACCACATCTGCAAGAGTACAAAGTCGACCTGGAAGACTGTGGTCCCATGGTGCTGGACGCTTTGCTGAAGATTAAGAATGAGCAGGATGCCACTTTGACCTTCAGAAGATCCTGCAGAGAAGGTATCTGTGGTTCCTGTGCCATGAACATCGGCGGTGCCAACACGCTGGCCTGTCTGTGCAAAATCGACCAGGACGAGAGCAAGACCACGAAGATATACCCACTGCCTCACATGTTCATCGTCAAGGACCTGGTCCCAGACTTAACAGGTTTCTACCAGCAGTACAAGTCCATCCAGCCTTACTTGCAAAGAACAGATTACCCTGCAGACGGTAAGGAAGTGCTGCAGTCCATCGACGACCGTAAGAAGCTGGACGGTCTGTACGAGTGTATATTATGTGCATGCTGTTCCACCTCGTGTCCTTCCTACTGGTGGAACCAAGAAGAATACCTGGGTCCTGCCGTCTTGATGCAGGCATACAGGTGGTTGATCGACTCCAGAGACCAGGCCACCAAGGCCAGAAGAACAATGCTGCAGAACTCAATGTCCCTGTACAGATGCCACACCATCATGAACTGTACCAGAACATGTCCTAAGGGTCTAAACCCTGGCCGCTCAATCGCGGAAATCAAGAAGCAATTGGCCTTCGACTAA
- the ATG10 gene encoding E2-like conjugating enzyme (CAGL0C03245g~Ortholog(s) have Atg12 transferase activity and role in autophagy of mitochondrion, cellular protein modification process, late nucleophagy, macroautophagy, piecemeal microautophagy of nucleus, protein localization by the Cvt pathway), with the protein MTLEYEQFVQQLTRLAESRELYKKLPLLRHDLVHSPCCLHLTVPNSTRNTGGHIELLITFSRVYREPLLLIRVWATTALDGIETSQLAHSAETMATLRIPSYLTLGLDTILDAQYPHALQGAWYSVHPCDTRDIVGDDVTVRDTYLDRWVSVFLLWVCR; encoded by the coding sequence ATGACACTGGAGTATGAACAGTTTGTGCAGCAGTTGACTAGGCTCGCAGAGTCACGCGAGCTGTACAAAAAGCTGCCACTCCTGCGGCACGACCTTGTGCACTCGCCTTGCTGTCTGCACTTAACTGTCCCAAACAGCACACGTAACACAGGCGGACATATAGAGCTGCTCATAACCTTCTCTCGTGTGTACAGGGAGCCTCTGCTGCTGATCAGAGTGTGGGCAACTACAGCCCTTGACGGCATAGAAACATCACAGCTGGCTCACAGCGCAGAGACAATGGCTACACTCCGCATACCGAGCTACTTGACGCTCGGACTGGACACCATCCTCGACGCCCAGTACCCACACGCATTGCAAGGCGCTTGGTACTCTGTACATCCTTGTGATACACGTGATATAGTGGGCGATGATGTGACTGTGCGCGACACATACCTCGACCGGTGGGTGAGTGTGTTCCTGCTGTGGGTGTGCCGCTAA